Proteins encoded within one genomic window of Brassica rapa cultivar Chiifu-401-42 chromosome A09, CAAS_Brap_v3.01, whole genome shotgun sequence:
- the LOC103837645 gene encoding uncharacterized protein LOC103837645 isoform X1, which translates to MKIKTHNLKPAWLDALYAEKFFVGCPYHETAKKNEKNVCCLDCCISLCPHCVPSHRYHRLLQVRRYVYHEVIRLEDLQKLIDCSNVQAYTINSAKVVFIKKRPQNRQFKGAGNYCTSCDRSLQEPFIHCSLGCKVEFVMKRYRDITPFIKPCHTLTLGPDYIIPQDLHADDNMAAYETPRSTVVDGDDSMGWSSTSSELGDAATTTHVVRKKRTGFCFCAKSANSYKIVSEDPDDISNCINRRKGIPQRSPLC; encoded by the exons AAACCGGCATGGTTGGATGCGCTTTACGCAGAGAAATTCTTCGTGGGATGTCCGTACCATGAGACGGCAAAGAAAAACGAGAAGAACGTGTGTTGTCTTGATTGTTGCATCAGTCTCTGTCCTCACTGTGTACCCTCACATAGATATCACAGACTCCTTCAGGTTCGCCGCTATGTGTATCACGAGGTTATTCGGCTTGAAGATCTTCAGAAACTCATCGACTGCTCTAACGTTCAA GCTTATACAATAAATAGTGCCAAAGTGGTGTTCATCAAGAAGAGACCACAGAATCGACAATTCAAAGGAGCTGGTAACTACTGCACTTCATGTGACCGAAGTCTTCAAGAACCTTTTATACATTGCTCATTGGGCTGTAAG GTGGAGTTCGTGATGAAACGTTACAGGGATATAACTCCATTCATAAAGCCATGTCACACTCTTACCCTAGGTCCTGACTACATCATCCCACAAGACTTACACGCAGATGATAATATGGCTGCCTACGAGACTCCACGATCAACGGTCGTAGACGGTGATGATTCCATGGGCTGGTCGTCGACTTCCTCCGAACTAGGAGATGCTGCGACCACCACCCATGTCGTTAGGAAAAAGCGAACTGGTTTCTGCTTCTGTGCCAAATCGGCTAATAGTTATAAAATAGTTTCGGAGGATCCTGACGATATTTCCAATTGCATCAATCGGCGCAAAGGCATTCCTCAACGATCTCCTCTCTGTTAA
- the LOC103837645 gene encoding uncharacterized protein LOC103837645 isoform X2 gives MKPAWLDALYAEKFFVGCPYHETAKKNEKNVCCLDCCISLCPHCVPSHRYHRLLQVRRYVYHEVIRLEDLQKLIDCSNVQAYTINSAKVVFIKKRPQNRQFKGAGNYCTSCDRSLQEPFIHCSLGCKVEFVMKRYRDITPFIKPCHTLTLGPDYIIPQDLHADDNMAAYETPRSTVVDGDDSMGWSSTSSELGDAATTTHVVRKKRTGFCFCAKSANSYKIVSEDPDDISNCINRRKGIPQRSPLC, from the exons AAACCGGCATGGTTGGATGCGCTTTACGCAGAGAAATTCTTCGTGGGATGTCCGTACCATGAGACGGCAAAGAAAAACGAGAAGAACGTGTGTTGTCTTGATTGTTGCATCAGTCTCTGTCCTCACTGTGTACCCTCACATAGATATCACAGACTCCTTCAGGTTCGCCGCTATGTGTATCACGAGGTTATTCGGCTTGAAGATCTTCAGAAACTCATCGACTGCTCTAACGTTCAA GCTTATACAATAAATAGTGCCAAAGTGGTGTTCATCAAGAAGAGACCACAGAATCGACAATTCAAAGGAGCTGGTAACTACTGCACTTCATGTGACCGAAGTCTTCAAGAACCTTTTATACATTGCTCATTGGGCTGTAAG GTGGAGTTCGTGATGAAACGTTACAGGGATATAACTCCATTCATAAAGCCATGTCACACTCTTACCCTAGGTCCTGACTACATCATCCCACAAGACTTACACGCAGATGATAATATGGCTGCCTACGAGACTCCACGATCAACGGTCGTAGACGGTGATGATTCCATGGGCTGGTCGTCGACTTCCTCCGAACTAGGAGATGCTGCGACCACCACCCATGTCGTTAGGAAAAAGCGAACTGGTTTCTGCTTCTGTGCCAAATCGGCTAATAGTTATAAAATAGTTTCGGAGGATCCTGACGATATTTCCAATTGCATCAATCGGCGCAAAGGCATTCCTCAACGATCTCCTCTCTGTTAA
- the LOC103837644 gene encoding glutathione S-transferase F14, giving the protein MEDQKMKLHCGFIFSNWTAMFGLHEKSLDFELVFVDWVAGEARTKTFLSNLNPFGQVPVLEDGDLKLFESKAITRYLAEQYKDVGTDLLPNDAKERAIVSMWMEIDTNQFLPLASTLIRELVTKPYQGLATDFTSVQENKEKLSEVLNIYEARLGESCYLAGESFTLADLHHLPPIHYMLKMEEEGVKDLIYSRPNVTAWVEKMQSRPAWLKTVVKGDHIFELMKQRRMPMQLDSPCQEVTGLAQKTAMVTENT; this is encoded by the exons ATGGAAGATCAGAAGATGAAGCTCCACTGTGGCTTTATCTTTTCTAATTGGACAGCTATGTTTGGTCTCCATGAAAAAAGTCTTGACTTCGAACTTGTCTTCGTAGATTGGGTTGCTGGTGAAGCCAGAACCAAAACGTTTCTCTCTAATCTCAAC CCATTTGGTCAAGTCCCGGTTCTTGAAGACGGGGATCTTAAACTTTTTG aaTCAAAGGCGATCACACGTTACCTAGCAGAACAATACAAAGACGTTGGAACAGACCTATTACCAAATGATGCCAAAGAGAGAGCAATCGTATCCATGTGGATGGAAATAGATACAAATCAGTTTCTTCCTTTAGCATCAACTCTCATCAGAGAACTCGTCACAAAACCATATCAAGGGTTAGCCACTGATTTTACGTCGGTTCAGGAAAACAAAGAGAAGCTATCAGAAGTCCTAAACATCTATGAGGCTCGTTTAGGCGAGTCTTGTTATTTAGCCGGAGAAAGCTTCACGTTAGCTGATCTTCATCATCTCCCACCGATTCACTACATGTTAAAAATGGAAGAAGAAGGCGTGAAAGACTTGATATATTCACGTCCCAACGTAACCGCATGGGTTGAGAAGATGCAGTCGAGACCCGCTTGGCTAAAAACAGTCGTCAAAGGTGATCATATCTTTGAGTTGATGAAACAACGCCGTATGCCTATGCAGTTAGATTCGCCATGTCAAGAGGTGACCGGTCTGGCTCAGAAAACTGCGATGGTGACTGAGAACACTTAA
- the LOC103837643 gene encoding beta-1,4-mannosyl-glycoprotein 4-beta-N-acetylglucosaminyltransferase produces MKIRSLRQPPPKLVLLPTLVIIVSSTCLLGILTNLQTLSYLLRPLWDKPPPPFRRIPHYYAENVSMAHLCNLHGWTPRTEPRRVFDAIIFSNELDLLELRWQELGPYVSKFVILESNTTFTGIPKPLFFDSNKERFAFAQGKIVHGVFPGKKRLHHDQQQEDPFLLEGQQRVAMNWLLREANVSDGDAVIMSDADEIPSPHTVKFLQWCDGIPDVMHLEMRDYMYSFEFPVDYSSWRASVHIYSRKWTHYRHSRQTDLILSDAGWHCSFCFRRLSEFVFKMKGYSHADRVKRKEFLDYSRIQKHICKGYDLFDMLPEEYSFKDLISKIGPIPPSTSAVHLPAFLIQNAARFRFLLPGGCLREP; encoded by the coding sequence ATGAAAATCAGATCGTTGCGTCAACCGCCACCTAAACTTGTTCTATTACCAACTCTTGTTATTATCGTTTCCTCAACATGTTTGTTAGGTATCCTCACAAACCTCCAAACCTTATCATATCTTCTCCGTCCTCTCTGGGACAAACCGCCACCACCTTTCAGACGAATCCCTCATTACTACGCCGAGAACGTCTCCATGGCCCACCTCTGCAATCTCCACGGATGGACCCCCAGGACGGAACCAAGGCGAGTCTTCGACGCCATCATCTTCAGCAACGAGCTCGACCTCCTAGAGCTCAGGTGGCAGGAGCTAGGACCATACGTTTCAAAATTCGTAATTCTTGAATCCAATACCACCTTCACAGGCATCCCTAAGCCTCTCTTCTTCGACTCCAACAAGGAGAGGTTCGCCTTCGCCCAGGGTAAGATAGTGCACGGAGTCTTCCCCGGGAAGAAGCGTTTGCACCACGACCAACAACAAGAAGACCCTTTCTTGCTCGAAGGCCAGCAGCGCGTGGCTATGAACTGGCTCCTCAGGGAAGCTAATGTATCCGATGGAGACGCGGTGATAATGTCGGATGCAGATGAGATCCCCAGCCCTCACACCGTGAAGTTCTTACAGTGGTGCGACGGGATACCGGATGTGATGCATCTGGAGATGAGGGATTACATGTATTCCTTCGAGTTCCCGGTCGATTACAGCAGCTGGAGAGCGTCTGTGCATATATACAGCAGGAAATGGACTCACTACCGCCACTCACGACAGACGGACTTGATACTGTCCGACGCCGGGTGGCATTGCAGCTTCTGTTTCAGACGTCTCAGCGAGTTCGTTTTCAAGATGAAAGGGTATAGCCATGCGGATAGAGTGAAGCGCAAGGAGTTTTTGGACTACTCCAGGATACAGAAACATATATGTAAAGGATATGATCTCTTTGACATGCTTCCTGAAGAGTACAGCTTCAAAGATTTGATTAGCAAAATCGGACCCATCCCTCCTTCTACATCCGCTGTACATCTGCCTGCGTTTTTGATTCAGAATGCTGCCCGCTTTCGCTTTCTCCTACCAGGAGGATGTCTCAGAGAGCCTTAG
- the LOC103837642 gene encoding uncharacterized protein LOC103837642 yields the protein MSFLAPCQILEMNIISAQELAPVARCMKTYAVAWIDPERKLTTRVDNTGGTSPTWNDKFVFRLDEEALYDGTSIVVIEIYALHWFKDIHVGTVQTLISDLVNPSSGMRFVTLEVLRASGRPHGLLNIAVGLIDNSGQSMPLLFEEDLMFHKTNITSKPVGLRRSKSDTSSMVESPRKKVTQQQTTRVSSTTNSGFEKDEFSSDSQMVVYEPQRKTPNTMSRQTKHIVHGTPMRPRNTNAFTPKRNSIEYGTPMRSRSRPVVITESDLGPSASVVAAQIAKEKALTGRDAESTVISVGERSVEGLRSKLERWQANLPVVLDVGSSYQPSSDYKTSSNFKPKSSYKPNETVPRNQQMIVAPLPKQGGRKKKGGDNGLFSCFGNICGIECSIVCGGSSGQKASKKKKKKK from the coding sequence ATGTCTTTTCTTGCGCCTTGTCAAATTTTGGAGATGAATATTATATCGGCCCAAGAATTGGCGCCGGTGGCACGGTGTATGAAAACATATGCGGTAGCTTGGATTGACCCCGAGCGTAAACTAACGACTCGGGTAGACAATACGGGTGGAACAAGCCCCACATGGAATGACAAGTTTGTGTTTCGCCTAGATGAGGAAGCACTCTACGATGGGACATCAATAGTTGTTATAGAAATCTATGCATTGCATTGGTTCAAAGATATTCATGTTGGAACGGTACAAACGTTGATCAGCGATCTCGTGAACCCTTCTTCCGGTATGAGATTCGTTACCCTTGAGGTTCTTCGTGCGTCAGGCCGCCCTCACGGCCTCCTAAACATTGCCGTTGGGCTCATCGATAACTCGGGCCAAAGCATGCCTCTTTTGTTCGAAGAAGATTTGATGTTCCACAAGACAAACATAACTTCAAAACCTGTAGGGCTTCGACGGTCCAAAAGTGATACAAGCTCAATGGTGGAATCACCAAGGAAGAAGGTGACACAACAACAAACCACCCGTGTGAGTTCTACTACGAACTCAGGTTTTGAGAAAGATGAGTTTTCATCTGACTCTCAGATGGTTGTGTATGAGCCACAAAGAAAAACGCCAAATACAATGTCGAGGCAAACAAAACATATCGTGCATGGGACACCGATGAGGCCAAGGAACACGAATGCATTTACTCCCAAAAGGAACAGTATTGAATATGGGACACCAATGAGGTCGAGGTCGAGGCCGGTTGTAATTACAGAGTCTGATTTGGGACCTTCAGCCTCAGTGGTTGCCGCTCAAATAGCAAAAGAGAAGGCTTTGACAGGGAGAGATGCAGAGAGTACTGTGATAAGCGTTGGCGAACGAAGCGTTGAGGGTCTCCGTTCTAAGCTAGAGAGGTGGCAAGCGAATTTACCGGTCGTTTTAGACGTTGGTTCAAGTTATCAACCAAGTTCTGACTACAAAACAAGCTCCAACTTCAAACCTAAATCAAGTTACAAGCCCAATGAAACTGTCCCACGAAATCAACAGATGATTGTAGCTCCTCTTCCAAAGCAGGGTGggaggaagaagaaaggagGTGATAATGGATTGTTTTCATGTTTTGGTAACATTTGTGGCATCGAGTGTTCTATTGTTTGTGGTGGGTCTAGTGGACAAAAAGcatccaagaagaagaagaaaaagaagtga